From Hemiscyllium ocellatum isolate sHemOce1 chromosome 40, sHemOce1.pat.X.cur, whole genome shotgun sequence, one genomic window encodes:
- the LOC132834507 gene encoding uncharacterized protein LOC132834507 — protein sequence MARLPNTIAIVHQSHTSSLITPPISIVYYSPLSGHTIPRRHRPSESPLLSHHPPSPSSIRDPSPVSPSPIAIVHQRPPSGHTIPHRHRPSETPLLSHHRPSPSSIRDPPPVSPSSIAIVHQRPPSCLTIPHRHHPSETPLLSHHPPSPSSNGDPPPVSPSPIAIVHQRPPSCLTIPHRHRPSVTPLLSHHRPSPSSNGDPPSVSPSPITIVQRRSPFCLTIPHRHCPSETPLLSHHRPSPSSIRDPPPVSPSPITIVHQQPPSGLTIPPSSSSNRDPPSCLTIAASLTSIRDPPPDSPSSISIIHQGHSSSLAIHSITVTLQHSPWSPQQPITIVH from the exons ATGGCGC GTCTCCCCAACACCATCGCCATCGTCCATCAGAGTCACACCTCCAGTCTCATAACCCCGCCCATCTCCATCGTCTATTACAGTCCCCTCTCCGGTCACACCATCCCCCGTCGCCATCGTCCATCAGAGTCCCCCCTCCTGTCTCACCATCCCCCATCGCCATCGTCCATCAGAGACCCCTCTCCTGTCTCACCATCCCCCATCGCCATCGTCCATCAGAGACCCCCCTCCGGTCACACCATCCCCCATCGCCATCGTCCATCAGAGACACCCCTCCTGTCTCACCATCGTCCATCGCCATCGTCCATCAGAGACCCCCCTCCTGTCTCACCATCGTCCATCGCCATCGTCCATCAGAGACCCCCCTCCTGTCTCACCATCCCCCATCGCCATCATCCATCAGAAACCCCCCTCCTGTCTCACCATCCCCCATCGCCATCGTCCAACGGAGACCCCCCTCCTGTCTCACCATCCCCCATCGCCATCGTCCATCAGAGACCCCCCTCCTGTCTCACCATCCCCCATCGCCATCGTCCATCAGTGACCCCCCTCCTGTCTCACCATCGCCCATCGCCATCGTCCAACGGAGACCCCCCTTCTGTCTCACCATCGCCCATCACCATCGTCCAACGGAGATCCCCCTTCTGTCTCACCATCCCCCATCGCCATTGTCCATCAGAGACCCCCCTCCTGTCTCACCATCGTCCATCGCCATCGTCCATCAGAGACCCCCCTCCGGTCTCACCATCCCCCATCACCATCGTCCATCAGCAACCCCCCTCCGGTCTCACCATCCCCCCATCATCATCGTCCAACAGAGACCCCCCTTCCTGTCTCACCATAGCCGCATCACTCACGTCCATCAGAGACCCCCCTCCTGACTCACCATCCTCCATTTCCATCATCCATCAGGGTCACTCCTCCAGTCTCGCAatccactccatcaccgtcacccttcaGCATTCCCCCTGGTCTCCCCAGCAACCCATCACCATCGTCCATTAG